A DNA window from Centroberyx gerrardi isolate f3 chromosome 3, fCenGer3.hap1.cur.20231027, whole genome shotgun sequence contains the following coding sequences:
- the LOC139922964 gene encoding volume-regulated anion channel subunit LRRC8E, which yields MIPVGEFRNFATEQNPQFRVLKPWWDVFSEYLCIAMLMIGVFGCTLQLTQDKISCLPSHLSSPTPEAIDCSHIRGYGENETWEHSLVKPASPIIREVFGRKNNLDIHQYVFVNHYCYERAVHWYGKYFPYLVVIHTMIFMVASSFWFKFPGTSSKIELFVTILGKCFDSPWTTRALSEVSEERGEEKLVILRRNTMSKSVPDGPAVEEETVGLLRSSSVKSNPDKKNPEPQPAPSVLDKKEGEQAKALFEKVKKFRTHVEEADLLYVMYVLQTSLKVFKFLLITIYSAALVPNIEIVVRCSVPPELTGFDIYCCNHNKAHLFSKLAYCYICFVGVYGLLCIYTLYWLFHRPLKEYSFEQVRLETGINDIPDVKNDFAFLLHLSDQYDALYSKRFAVFLSEVSESRLRQVNLNHEWTAKKLRARLAKNSSDRLELHLFMLPGLPDTVFEIAEVESLKLELLTNVTISGSVAQLGSLQELALIHCPAKLQLAAMTHLKEHLKVLRLAFESLEQVPVWMYTLHGMEELHLSGPLTNEVSRSATLDSLKDLKALRVLTLRSNLTKIPPSVGDVAFQLQRLCIYNEGGKLQAFSSLKKLTNLVSLELVGCDLERIPSAVFSLANLQELDLKENKLTTVEEILSLQHCRRLVTLRLWHNAITYIPEHISKLHSLETLDISWNKLRKLPSRMFYCTKLRHLDVSHNQITSLPPEVGILQSLQFFSAAYNSLEMLPEELFSCKRIKTLALGNNCLSSLNPRVANLAQLIRLEVKGNRLESLPLEIGDCPALNLSGVVVEDSLVDQLPSDVRNRMTDR from the exons ATGATCCCAGTGGGTGAATTCAGAAACTTTGCCACGGAACAGAATCCACAGTTTCGGGTCCTGAAGCCGTGGTGGGACGTTTTCTCTGAGTACCTATGCATTGCCATGCTTATGATTGGAGTCTTTGGGTGCACCTTGCAG CTCACCCAAGACAAGATCTCCTGTCTGCCCAGCCACCTCTCCAGCCCGACCCCTGAGGCGATCGACTGCAGCCACATCCGGGGCTACGGGGAGAACGAGACGTGGGAGCACTCACTGGTCAAACCTGCCAGCCCCATCATCCGGGAGGTGTTTGGCCGCAAGAACAACCTGGACATCCACCAGTATGTGTTTGTCAACCATTACTGCTACGAAAGGGCTGTACATTGGTATGGCAAGTACTTCCCATACCTCGTTGTCATCCACACCATGATCTTCATGGTAGCCAGCAGCTTCTGGTTCAAGTTCCCCGGGACCTCTTCTAAAATTGAGCTCTTTGTCACCATCCTTGGGAAGTGCTTTGATTCCCCCTGGACCACGAGGGCCCTGAGTGAGGTTtctgaggaaagaggagaggagaagttgGTTATTTTGAGGAGGAACACCATGTCAAAGTCTGTCCCAGATgggccagcagtagaagaggAAACTGTAGGGCTTCTTAGGTCCTCCTCTGTCAAGTCCAATCCAGACAAGAAGAACCCAGAGCCTCAACCAGCCCCCTCTGTGCTGGataagaaggagggagagcaggcCAAGGCTCTGTTTGAGAAGGTGAAGAAGTTCAGAACTCACGTGGAGGAGGCAGACCTCCTCTATGTCATGTATGTGCTACAGACATCCCTCAAAGTCTTCAAGTTCCTTTTAATCACCATCTACAGTGCAGCGCTGGTTCCTAACATTGAGATTGTAGTGCGCTGTTCTGTTCCTCCTGAATTGACTGGTTTTGATATCTATTGCTGTAACCACAACAAGGCCCATCTTTTCTCTAAGCTAGCTTACTGTTATATCTGCTTTGTGGGAGTGTATGGACTTCTGTGCATCTACACCCTCTACTGGCTGTTCCATCGCCCTCTGAAGGAGTACTCCTTTGAGCAGGTGAGACTGGAGACAGGTATTAACGACATACCGGATGTGAAGAACGACTTTgcattcctcctccacctcagtGACCAATATGATGCTCTGTACTCAAAAAGATTTGCTGTCTTTCTATCTGAGGTCAGTGAGAGCCGTCTCCGCCAGGTCAACCTCAACCATGAGTGGACTGCCAAAAAGCTGCGCGCCCGTCTTGCTAAGAACTCCAGTGACCGGCTGGAGCTCCACCTGTTCATGCTGCCGGGGCTCCCAGACACAGTCTTTGAGATTGCAGAGGTGGAATCGCTCAAACTGGAGCTCCTTACTAATGTCACTATCTCAGGTAGTGTGGCACAGCTAGGTTCTCTTCAGGAGTTAGCACTGATCCACTGCCCCGCCAAGCTCCAGCTAGCTGCGATGACCCACCTCAAGGAACATTTAAAAGTCTTGCGTCTGGCGTTTGAGAGTTTAGAACAGGTGCCTGTGTGGATGTACACCCTGCATGGCATGGAAGAGCTACATCTGAGTGGTCCTCTAACCAATGAGGTATCCCGAAGCGCCACTCTGGACTCCCTGAAGGACCTTAAAGCTCTGAGAGTCCTCACTCTCCGCAGCAACCTTACTAAGATCCCACCCAGCGTAGGGGATGTGGCATTCCAGCTACAGCGGTTGTGTATCTATAATGAAGGTGGCAAGCTCCAAGCTTTTAGCAGCCTGAAGAAGTTAACCAACCTAGTCTCGTTGGAGTTAGTGGGCTGCGACCTGGAGCGCATCCCGAGTGCTGTCTTCAGCCTGGCTAACCTCCAGGAGTTGGACCTGAAGGAGAACAAGCTGACCACTGTGGAGGAGATCCTGAGCTTACAGCACTGTCGCCGTTTGGTGACACTCCGGCTGTGGCACAACGCCATCACCTACATCCCCGAGCATATCAGCAAACTGCACTCCCTGGAGACGCTGGACATTAGCTGGAACAAGCTCCGAAAGCTGCCCTCCAGGATGTTCTACTGCACCAAGCTCAGGCACCTGGATGTGTCCCACAACCAgatcacctccctccctcctgagGTGGGCATCCTGCAGAGCCTCCAGTTCTTCTCTGCAGCTTACAACTCCTTAGAGATGCTGCCAGAGGAGCTGTTCTCCTGTAAAAGGATAAAGACTTTGGCTCTTGGAAACAACTGCCTGTCTTCCCTTAACCCCAGAGTGGCCAACCTGGCCCAGCTAATCCGCCTAGAGGTCAAGGGGAACCGCCTGGAGTCTCTACCGCTGGAGATAGGAGACTGTCCCGCGCTGAATCTCAGTGGGGTGGTAGTAGAGGACAGCCTGGTGGATCAGCTGCCATCAGATGTACGAAACAGAATGACTGACAGATGA